The following coding sequences are from one Eucalyptus grandis isolate ANBG69807.140 chromosome 11, ASM1654582v1, whole genome shotgun sequence window:
- the LOC104426829 gene encoding stachyose synthase, translated as MAPPNEPVNPIFNFCKSPRVKHHVHLSRGKLSVKGVPILSDVPSNVTFTPFSSLCEPSKSDAPPTLLQYVQSVSHRGGFLGFAKDDPSDRLMNSLGRFSGRDFLSIFRFKTWWSTMWVGSSGSDLQMETQWVLLDVPEVDSYAVILPIVEGSFRSALHPGSDGHVMICAESGCSQVRTSSFDAIAYVHVSRNPYTLMREAYSALRVHLNTFRLLEEKAVPSIADKFGWCTWDAFHLAVEPVGVWHGVKDFAEGGISPRFLIIDDGWQSINLDGQDPSKDAKNLILGGTQMTARLHRLDEGEKFRKYEGGTMLGPDAPAFDPRKPKMVISKAIELERAEKDLNAAGRDGATDLSELESRIEKLRRELDEIVGDEGQNEVIKGEGKGESFGMRAFTRDLRQKFKGLDDIYVWHALCGAWGGVRPGSTHLNSKVTPCKLSPGLSGTMDDLAVDKIVEGGIGLVHPSQANDFYDSMHSYLASVGITGVKVDVIHTLEYVSEDYGGRVELAKAYYKGLSNSVTKNFKGSGVISSMQQCNDFFLLGTRQISMGRVGDDFWFQDPNGDPMGVYWLQGVHMIHCAYNSLWMGQIMQPDWDMFQTDHLCAEFHAGSRAICGGPIYVSDSVGRHNFGLLRKLVFPDGTIPKCQHFALPTRDCLFKNPLFDNKTVLKLWNVNKYGGVIGAFNCQGAGWDPKERRIKGHPECYKAVSGSVHVTEVEWDQNDEAARMGGAEEYAVCMSRAERLLLTTRESDPIPVTLDPSSFEIFSFVPVVNLGPVKFAPIGVADMLNSGGTVQEVGWEDCTSGIRVSVRIKGRGRFLAYSSGSPRSCRLNGEEVGFEWSVDGTLALSVPWVEAAGGISDVIFLFSH; from the exons atGGCGCCTCCCAATGAGCCGGTCAATCCAATCTTCAACTTCTGCAAATCCCCCAGAGTCAAACATCACGTTCATTTGTCTCGTGGGAAGCTGAGTGTCAAGGGAGTGCCAATCCTCTCTGATGTCCCGAGCAATGTGACTTTCACTCCCTTCTCATCTCTCTGTGAACCTTCGAAGTCTGATGCACCACCGACCTTGCTTCAGTATGTCCAGTCCGTCTCGCACCGAGGCGGCTTCTTGGGCTTCGCCAAGGATGACCCATCGGACAGGTTGATGAACTCTCTGGGGAGGTTCAGTGGGAGAGACTTCTTGAGCATCTTCAGGTTCAAAACATGGTGGTCCACCATGTGGGTGGGAAGTTCTGGGTCTGATCTGCAAATGGAGACTCAATGGGTGCTCCTGGATGTACCTGAGGTTGATTCTTATGCAGTGATCCTGCCCATCGTGGAAGGGAGCTTTCGGTCCGCACTTCATCCTGGGAGTGATGGGCACGTCATGATTTGCGCAGAGAGCGGTTGTAGCCAAGTAAGAACATCGTCTTTCGATGCAATCGCTTATGTTCATGTGTCCAGGAATCCGTATACCTTGATGAGAGAGGCCTATAGTGCTCTCAGGGTTCATCTCAACACATTCAGGCTATTGGAAGAGAAAGCTGTCCCTTCCATTGCAGATAAATTTGGTTGGTGCACTTGGGATGCTTTTCATTTGGCAGTTGAACCTGTTGGTGTTTGGCATGGAGTGAAGGATTTCGCGGAGGGCGGCATTTCCCCGAGATTCCTAATCATCGATGATGGGTGGCAGAGCATCAACTTGGACGGGCAGGACCCGAGCAAGGATGCGAAGAACCTCATCCTGGGCGGGACCCAAATGACTGCCCGCCTTCACCGGCTTGACGAAGGGGAAAAGTTTAGGAAGTACGAAGGGGGAACCATGTTAGGCCCCGACGCTCCCGCTTTCGACCCTAGGAAACCAAAGATGGTGATCTCAAAGGCCATCGAGCTCGAGCGTGCTGAGAAGGATCTGAACGCTGCAGGGCGAGATGGAGCCACTGATTTGTCGGAGCTTGAGTCGAGGATTGAGAAGTTGAGACGAGAACTCGATGAAATTGTTGGAGACGAGGGACAGAATGAGGTTATTAAAGGAGAGGGTAAAGGGGAAAGCTTTGGCATGAGAGCTTTCACTAGGGACCTGAGGCAAAAGTTCAAAGGGTTGGATGATATATATGTTTGGCATGCTCTTTGTGGTGCTTGGGGTGGAGTGAGGCCAGGATCAACTCATCTCAACTCAAAGGTGACTCCTTGCAAGCTTTCTCCTGGACTCAGTGGGACGATGGATGACTTGGCCGTGGACAAGATCGTCGAAGGAGGGATTGGTCTTGTCCACCCCTCCCAAGCCAATGATTTCTATGACTCCATGCACTCTTACCTCGCTAGTGTCGGCATCACCGGAGTGAAAGTTGATGTCATTCAT ACTCTTGAGTATGTGTCCGAAGACTATGGAGGGAGGGTTGAGCTTGCAAAGGCTTATTACAAGGGACTGTCAAATTCCGTCACAAAGAACTTCAAGGGAAGTGGGGTCATATCCAGCATGCAACAGTGCAACGACTTCTTCCTCCTTGGGACTAGACAGATATCCATGGGAAGAGTAG GGGACgacttttggtttcaagatccgAATGGTGATCCGATGGGAGTCTATTGGTTGCAAGGAGTTCATATGATTCATTGTGCATATAACAGCCTCTGGATGGGCCAAATCATGCAGCCTGACTGGGACATGTTCCAAACGGACCACCTGTGCGCTGAATTCCATGCCGGCTCGAGGGCCATCTGTGGAGGGCCGATCTATGTCAGCGACTCGGTCGGGCGTCACAACTTTGGCCTCTTGCGGAAGCTCGTGTTCCCGGATGGGACCATCCCCAAGTGCCAGCACTTCGCCCTCCCGACCAGAGACTGCCTCTTCAAGAACCCTCTCTTTGATAACAAGACCGTCCTCAAACTTTGGAACGTCAATAAG TACGGTGGAGTGATTGGCGCGTTCAACTGTCAAGGAGCTGGCTGGGACCCGAAGGAGCGGAGGATCAAGGGCCATCCAGAATGCTACAAGGCAGTTTCCGGTTCCGTTCATGTGACGGAGGTCGAATGGGACCAAAACGATGAGGCGGCCCGAATGGGCGGGGCTGAAGAATACGCGGTATGCATGAGCCGAGCCGAAAGGCTCCTCCTGACGACCCGAGAGTCGGACCCAATCCCAGTGACCCTGGACCCATCCTCCTTCGAGATCTTCAGCTTCGTGCCCGTCGTGAACCTTGGACCCGTCAAGTTCGCCCCGATCGGTGTGGCCGACATGCTCAACAGCGGAGGGACGGTTCAAGAAGTGGGGTGGGAAGATTGCACGAGTGGGATTAGGGTCAGTGTCAGGATCAAGGGCCGAGGTCGGTTCCTGGCCTACTCGAGCGGGTCGCCGAGAAGCTGTCGTTTGAACGGCGAGGAAGTCGGGTTTGAGTGGTCCGTTGATGGCACATTGGCCTTGAGCGTTCCTTGGGTTGAAGCGGCTGGTGGCATTTCTGatgtaatttttctattttcacattga